tttttgggtcaaaattcTTTTAATAATTCCTTAATCcgctaaataaacaaaaagaatagAAGACCTTGAATACTGGTTAGAATTATTACTAGTGAAAGAGTAAAACAAATGGAAACTGTATAAGACTATACATAGGATTGAGAACTTTAAACCTCTATCAATCATGAACTACTCGCCCTCTCCAACTTTTAAACCTCATCATAAATAAAAAGGTAgccgaattttctttttttaagtcTTTTTCGATTTCCTTTTACATCCAAATCCTATAAACTCTTATAGCTTCCCTCTTCATTACTTATACCTCACGCTATTACATACGATATAACTTTTCAATAAATGCTTCTCTTTCCTCTCGTATAATCTTCCCTCGCTTCACTCATTTTACACACTCACCTTCCTATCTATATAAACCCTATCTACTTCCCTTACTTCTCTCAAACtctgtcttcttctttctctttgctctgctttctctctctctctctctctctctctctctctctctctctctctctctctctctaaagaaaGCAAAATATGACGGTGGTTAGAGAATACGACCCGAGCAAAGACTTAGCCGGTGTGGAGGATGTGGAGCGACGTTGCGAGGTTGGTCCAAGCGGCAAGCTTTCTCTCTTCACCGACCTTTTGGGTGACCCCATTTGTAGGATCCGACATTCACCTTCTTATCTTATGTTGGTAAATTTCTAACCTTCTAATATGTTTCTTTTACTTCTTTGAAagtgtctcttcttcttcttcttcctcctctgctTTGTGAAGCTTAAGGATAAGATGATTTCAAGGATACTTCCAACTTCTCAACTTTTGGTTAATCTAAAAACCCATTTCCAttaatagaaaattttaattttaattcaaGTTCACTCTTGAGTCTTGAAAAGATCAAAAGGCTTATcattaatttctatattttgaacCAAGTTGGTCGAGTTAGCTAACTCATAAAGTTAGAAACTTTTCGATTTATTAATAAcggaaaattttaataatatggttGTAACAGGTGGCTGAGATGGGTACTGAGAAGAAGGAGATAGTGGGCATGATTAGAGGTTGTATCAAAACCGTTACATGTGGCAAAAAACACGATTTAAATCACAAGTCCCAAAACGACACCGTTAAGCCTCTTTACACAAAACTCGCCTACGTTTTGGGCCTTCGTGTCTCTCCTACTCACAGGTAACGTTCCGTTACTCCCACTAATCACGCAagtaaaatgatattttgattACCGATTAGGGAAGGTAGCTAATACTAATTATTAACTCGCTAACTATGCAGGAGGCAAGGCATAGCGTTTAAGCTGGTGAAGATGATGGAAGCATGGTTCATGCAGAACGGTGCAGAATATTCGTATATAgcaactgaaaatgaaaacCAAGCTTCGGTTAATCTTTTCACCGGGAAATGCGGTTACTCCGAGTTTCGTAAACCGTCGATTTTGGTCAATCCGGTTTACGCTCACAAAGTCAACGTCTCGCGTCGTGTCACAGTTATTAAATTGGACCCGGTTGATGCAGAGTCGTTATACCGACTCCGGTTCAGCACAACAGAGTTTTTCCCGCGAGATATTGATTCGGTGCTGAATAACAAACTCTCTCTAGGGACTTTCGTCGCGGTGCCACGTGACAGCTGTTACGGATCCGGGTCTGGATCATGGCCCGGTTCGGCTAAGTTTCTTGAGTACCCGCCGGAGTCATGGGCCGTGTTGAGCGTTTGGAACTGCAAAGACTCGTTCCGGTTAGAGGTCCGTGGTGCGTCGCTGTGGAGGCGTGCAATGGCTAAAACGACTCGCGTGGTTGATAAAACGCTGCCGTTTTTGAAACTTCCTTCGATACCCTCTGTTTTTAAACCGTTTGGGCTTCATTTTATGTACGGGATTGGAGGGGAAGGTCCACGTGCAGCGAAGATGGTGAAGTCTCTGTGCGGACACGCTCACAATCTGGCCAAGGGAGGAGGTTGCGGCGTTTTGGCGACGGAAGTCGCCGGAGAAGAGCCGTTGCGGCGAGGGATACCACACTGGAAAGTGTTATCGTGCGAAAAGGATCTTTGGTGCATTAAACGACTTGGAGAAGACTACAGTGACGGCGCTCTTGGTGATTGGACCAAATCTCCACCTGGCCCTTCTATTTTTGTGGACCCTAGGGAGTTCTAAAGTTTTTCTAAAACGCTTgataatagttttattaatcttCCAGCAGTCCATGTCATATTAGGAGTTGATCTCTTTAAACTCTTTAAGATCTCTTGTTAGgtctttttagttttgtttatgttAGTGTTGGTGTTAAAGTAGTGGTAAGAGGCAATATCTCCTACTTTTGGGTTTGTGTCTTCTTGTCTTGTCAATGGATCTAGCTTTAAGACACTTTTTCTCTGGCTATGTTAAAATACCGACgcagttttattttaattatcatgAACGCTTTCATACGTCGGATGAAGTAGTTACGTTCTGTACGAATCTGATCATATTGCAGACAAAATAACAATTATGATAGTAGGAAAATATCAATGTACAGAATGTTATCTACTAATAATGATAACGTTACCACTATTGTGTCATATAACCTGTAAAAGTGCGTTTTTAAATTCCACGTTTTAAAGATAATCTTACCAATATCAAACCATTATTTATATACACTTTTTGAACACCCACTAAAAAACCCATTCAAACTAGCTAGAGAAAAGATTCATTTTAAAGATTGTATAATACTATGATTTGTATATTAGTTTAGTTGTTCATTTTTAGGTGGGATTTGGTTCTCAGTACTTTGCTAATTCGAGATTGATCCTTGATGGATACTGGAGGATAAAACACATTTTGATATCGCAAAATCTTCTGTGTAAATGATATGAATATCAATGTCATGGACCATGCTTTTTCTCCATTCAATGGTCCCGAAAATGTTAAACTGATAGAtttatatgtttcttttgttgGTTTGCAGTAGCATGGTTGAAACCTTGAATTGGGTTTTTAATTAGAACGTGTCTTTGTCCAAAAGAGGTATTGTCGAGTCGTGAGCACTGAACGAGTCAGGGATAGTTTATACTATAAGGTCTTGTTCATCGCATCATAAGACATGTGGAGATAACATACTACTTTGTGTTTCTggattatattttagttataaagaTTGTCATATACGTGCGTATGTTGACCGGAGGTTTGGTTTTTAGCTGTTGTGAGTTTATTTCATTTAGCATTTCTTGGCAATATATGTAGGGATGTTTTGATGGTCAATCGGATCCGTTTTTTCTCTAATAAAACATGTAGCCACCATGCATGCAGattactttcttttctttttttttgctaaatatgcagatttttttttccaattgcAGCCTCAATGATCATAGATTTGCGATTTTGTGAATCAGTGTATAGTTTATTGACAAATACaaaccaaaatccaaaattGTGTACTCTCTCTACTctaaaatataagatgttttaaatgaaaatacaaatattctaaaaactatttttatctaaaaatttaaaaacacatcttctattttgaaacataCGAAATTctctttagtcaaaaaaaaaaacatacgaaattctctaaaacatcaCATTCAAAACGGATTGAACATGAATTTTGATTTACCacatatatgtgtgtatatatatatgatatatatatatataatattaaagcTATCTTGGAATTCATTTCTGAAATATACTTGGAGACTAAATATGTTTTCCCTTAAAGCTTATAGCTAGTAAAGAAAGGGCAAGTCTTCACGAGGTTCTCAAGTAGTAGAAGATCAGAGTTATATTATTTAGAGTAATAGTGAAGATGTGAAGATGCAGTAACTGCATCTTCATATAGAAGTGACGTTTAAGGCCACAAAAGCACTAGGATATAGGAATTACGAGTACTTTGTTCAACACCCAAACATCTCATTCACATATATCCCCCACAAAAACATGGCCGCGATATTTATTCGAAGGGAATATTCATTACGCGAGTGCGTCCGCAAGGAAAATGATGTAACATTAGTGAAgctacataaatattttgtcttttgaaataaaagaaagaaaacgacAAAGAAGATTTTCAATACAATGGCAGTGGCAAAGTAAATTAGAAATATCGTTTTTTGTCGGTCTGATTTCTCTACCGCAAGAATAAtatgtaaacaaaaattaaccaaaaacgATAATAATAGCAGTATATAGGATATGTGAATTCAAAAAAACactttttagaaattttagttgtaaattttattttaatgtcttgcacatttaataaatattattaagacACGTACAAAACTTCAAATTAGTACAATagttatttttctattaatcTTTAAAAggcttatatatataaacaaaccattatattatttatttttctaatattttaaaacattttaatatattaagataatGTTTAGTAAATTAATGTTTATGAAACATATACTATATACATACAGGATTGTAATAAAATTCATGTAAAAGTCACAAAACTCAATAAATGTATATACagtaaaatcattattttatagaaaatctaaaaaattgtaaaatacattaataaaatattatagttctaatattgttaatttatagaTTTCTTACTGTATATATACACAAGTAATGAAACTATTATGACAttagaccatcattattggtgtCCCTCCATAAAGTCccccaatcttttttttttttttttttttttggtcatgaaTGTGTAAGGGCTTTGTAAGGGCAGCCCTTACATAAGAGCTTTCCCTTCATTTTTTGCCTTGGTCCCCTCCCCTTCTCCCTTAAGGGTTTTTTTAAAACCTCCCCAATATTGATGCTCTTAGACATACATCTATTATGTTATGTGCTGTaatcaaaaagacaaaaatccATAGAGAATAACGACTTGGGCCGCAGTCCAGttttatttgaagtttaaagtaTGTCCGTACGCAAGTCCAAAACAAAGTCAAAGGCCAAAATTTTAGTAGGAAGACCCCTGCAAAAGATAAGTTGCTTTGGTCTTTTTAATTACTTTCTGAAATTTTGATTGTGTGGCTTTTCATTAAGATtttatgagaaaagaaattcaaaaCATGATGAATAAAGGTCTTGCGGAGAAATTTTGGACAAGATTAGTTGCAAAACTATTATGTTATTATGGACAAATCATAAAAggttatttgaaattttgaaaacaagaaaaatgataATCTTCTTATTATTATTGCTTTTGCTTTCTCTAATGCTTCTTGTTCGCGGAAGAAGACGACTTAACGGAACCAGGACTCGAAGTCCTTGAGCTACTCATCATCTCTCTACTTCTCTCTTTACAAATACCAAACACGCTAGAAACTCCTTGTCCTTCTCCTGTTCTTGATTCTTTGCGAGTCTTAGATTTGCTAACTCACCCTCGGTGTTTTCATCTCTTGTTTTAGCCAGCcattttttttatctctgttCAATGATTTAAAGACTTGAGAATTTTCGTTTGCCAGTTTcatgataaaattatttctgTAAGGAAGCTCATAAGACCATTTAGAGAAGCAGAATTGAGTCACTTAAGGAACATCATAAGACCATGTCACAAGAATTCCATAACACTCATGGTATTATGATCAAACACACTCTTTTAAACGAGGTTTGTGATGTAACTAGAGACTGAAAATTGTTTgaatttctctctctttctctctttacaaaaaaaaaaatctgctaCCTATGTATATTACATATCTAATCTCTAACTGTATTATgaaatgaaataataatttcacATAGTAACATCAATTGCCTGCAAAAAGAAAGGAGATCCTCCTATTCTCTTGGTGCTCAAAACATTCTTCACCAACAGTTTCCATCTCTTCTCATCTTTCCTGTTTTGTTTCTTCATCCTCTCTTTGAAGCTACTGCAAAGAGGGACTTTACATTGCTCCGAGTCAACGCAGATACGCGAATGTAGCTCAAGAAGCTGCCACATTCTCTTACAACGGCTGCAACCACCAGGGATTGATCTCAGTTTACATACCGCCAAATGTTTCAACAACATCTCCAAACCGTTGCACGCTTGAAACCCACAAGAGACATGCGGGGTTTCGATCTTTGTTGGACCAATCTCTCTGCATCCATCTCTACATATGTGGACAAAAGCTTCCATTGCATCATACAGCTGAGTGTATGTCTGTATCTCTTTCTGTTTCCTGCTTCTTTGCTTCAAGctctgaataaaaaaaaagacttatcTGAATCAGACAACTATAAAAGAACAGAACAAGACATAAGCTCCAACGTTTGGTAATTTTACTTACGTTAAGTTCGTAAGAGACAGAGCGTAAGAGCTCTTTGTGAAGACTAGGGTGACTTTGTTTCATC
This DNA window, taken from Raphanus sativus cultivar WK10039 unplaced genomic scaffold, ASM80110v3 Scaffold1173, whole genome shotgun sequence, encodes the following:
- the LOC108840791 gene encoding probable N-acetyltransferase HLS1, yielding MTVVREYDPSKDLAGVEDVERRCEVGPSGKLSLFTDLLGDPICRIRHSPSYLMLVAEMGTEKKEIVGMIRGCIKTVTCGKKHDLNHKSQNDTVKPLYTKLAYVLGLRVSPTHRRQGIAFKLVKMMEAWFMQNGAEYSYIATENENQASVNLFTGKCGYSEFRKPSILVNPVYAHKVNVSRRVTVIKLDPVDAESLYRLRFSTTEFFPRDIDSVLNNKLSLGTFVAVPRDSCYGSGSGSWPGSAKFLEYPPESWAVLSVWNCKDSFRLEVRGASLWRRAMAKTTRVVDKTLPFLKLPSIPSVFKPFGLHFMYGIGGEGPRAAKMVKSLCGHAHNLAKGGGCGVLATEVAGEEPLRRGIPHWKVLSCEKDLWCIKRLGEDYSDGALGDWTKSPPGPSIFVDPREF